GCGACCTTCCTCGGGACCGGCGGGGCCGTCCCCACCACGGCGCGAGCGCCGAGCGCGTTTCTCGTAAACCGCGACGGCGAGCGCCTGCTGTTCGATTGCGGGGAGGGAACTCAGCGACAGATGATGCGGTTCGGAACCGGGTTCGGCATCAGCCACCTGTTCGTCACGCACCTCCACGGCGACCACATCCTCGGCATTCCGGGGCTGATTCAGACGCTCGATTTCAACGAGCGAGAGGGGCCACTGGCCATCCACGGCCCACCGGGAAGCAAGCGCCATCTCCGGCGTCTCGTCCACGCCGGTGGCTACCAGCCCGGATTCCACGTCTCGTTCCACGAAGTCTCTCCCGGGAACGTCGCCTACAGCGCCGACGACTACGAAGTCCGAACCTTCGAGACCGAACACCGAACCTCCTCGATTGGCTACGCCCTCGTCGAAGACGACCGGCCCGGCCGGTTCGACCGCGAAAAGGCCGAAGAACTTGGCGTCCCAGTTGGCCCGGCCTTCGGTCGCCTCCACAACGGCGAAGACGTCGAACTCGAAGATGGGACCGTCGTCAAGTCTGACCAGGTCGTCGGCGACCCCCGACCCGGTCGAAAAGTCGTCTACACCGGCGACACGAGACCACTCGACTCGACAGTCGACATCTCCCGCGACGCCGACTTGCTCGTCCACGACGCGACGTTCACCGACGAGGAAGCAGACCGGGCAAAATCGACCGCCCACTCGACTGCACGTGAAGCAGCGCGCGTCGCCCGCGACGCGAACGTTCGCCGGTTCGCACTGACTCACGTCTCGGCCCGGTACGCGGCCAATCCGAACCCGCTTCTCGAACAGGCGCGAGAAGTCTACCACGGCGACGCGTTCGTCGCCGAAGACGGGCAGAAAGTCGAGATTCCGTTCCCGGATAGCGAGTAGCCACCCGACACGCACGCTTTTCTCGCCACCGCACACATCGTCTTGCGTGCCAACCAACGCCTTCCACATCGTAGACGTGTTCGCGACGGCGACGTACGCCGGGAACCAACTCGCCGTCTTCGAAGACGCCGACACGCTCACAGACGAGCAGATGGCCGCACTCGCACAGGAGATGAACTACTCCGAGACGACGTTCATCGAAGGCGGCAATCCGGACGACGGCTTCGACGTTCGCATCTTCACCCCCGGCGGAGAGATTCCGTTCGCCGGCCACCCTACGCTCGGAACTGCCGCAGTCCTTCGCGAGCACTTCGACGCCGGCGACGAGGTGACGTTGAACCTCGGTGTCGGACCGATTCCGGTCGAAGTGCGCACGGGGAACGGCAACGAGGAGTACTGGATGACGCAGAACGCGCCGGAGTTCGGCGACGAACTCGACCACGAGACGCTCGCAGACGTACTCTCGCTCGACGTATCCGACCTCGACACTGACTGGCCGGTACAGGTCGTCTCGACTGGCCTCCCTGCGGTGATGATTCCGCTACTGGACCGCGATGCACTGGGCCGATGCACGGTCGACCCGGCAGCGTACCAGGCATTCGTGAGCGACGTGGGCGTCGAGAATCTCTTTCCGTTCTGTCCGGACCCACGCGACGAGGCGAACGACATCGCAGCGCGAATGTTCGCCCCTGGTCACGGCGTCCCCGAAGACCCAGCCACTGGAAGTGCAAACGGGAACTTCGCCGGCTATCTCGCCCGCCACCGCTACTTCGGTGACTCCGAAGTCGAGGCGACCGTCGAACAGGGCTACGAGATGGGTCGCCCCTCGCACCTCTTCCTCGAAGCGAGCGACGACGGCGACGAGGTGTCCGTCCGCGTCGGTGGAGCGGTGGAGTTCGTCGCAGAAGGGAATCTGGTCTGAGTCGGCAGTTCTGGACTCAGTCCAGGTGGTCGTCACAGACCGGATTTCGGCCGTCGTCGAGAAGCACGACGGGGACGCCGAGAACGACCCATTCACGCACGTATCGCCGAATGGTCGTCGCCGGCGCGCCACACTCGACGCACGTGGCATTCGTGTCTGAGGACGTCGATTCGAGTATCCGCCTACGCGGCCCAAACGTCGTCCGCGAGTACGCCGGTGTTTTGAACAAGAGATAGCCGAGACTGGCGACGACACCGACAGCGACGAGTGGCAGGACGAACCGCCCTGCACTCGTCCGCACGAGTGCGCCGATGATGACTAAGAGAACAACCACGACGACGAGTTCGCGGCGGAGTCGCATCAGGCCGAACTGGTGGAGTTGCTGGAATCGCTCGACGAGGACGACGAAGACGAGGATGAGGACGTGGAGGAGGACGACCCGTCACTGTCGAGCGACCGCACGAACTGCGGATAGCCGTCCCCACCGACCGGGATGTACACCGTGTCCGTCTCGTCTAACTTCTCGATGTACTTCTGGGCGAGCACCTCGTCAGAGAGTGACTCCGCGAGGATGCGGTTGGCGTCGGCTTCACCCTGTGCCTCGATTCGCTTCCGTTCTGCTTCGAGTTCTTCGACGGCCAGTTCGTCTTGTTTCTGTTGGCGTCGTTGTTCGGTAATCTCCTTTTGTTCGACGGCCTGCGCGTACTCGGAGGGGAGTTCCACGTTGCGAATCTGAACCGCTTCGAGGATGAGGCCGGCCTCTTCGAACTCCGCACCGAGTTCTCGTTCGGCGGCGGCCTTCAGCTGCGTCTGGCCCTCGCCGGTGTAGATGACCGTGACCGGGAGGCGTCCGGCCTCGGTGCGGAGGACAGACCGAATCGACGGCCGGATGAGACGCTCTTCGGCGGACTCGACCGTCCGGTAGTTCTGGTAGAACTTGACCGCTTGCGCGGCGTCGACGCGGTAGCGGACCGTCACGTCGATGTCGGTTCGGAGGCCGTCCTGTGTGAGGACGGTGATGGCGTCGTCGCCCTGTCGTTCACCTTCGCTGGCAGCCGAAGACATCGTGTACGACTGCGGACGAACCGAGAGGGAGACGGTAGATTGCGAGACTGGATTGACGAGGTGCGCACCGGGGTCGAACACCGTGCCCGTCGTCGCACCCCACTTCTTGACCACCTTTACGTTCCCCTCTTCGACGGGTTCCCACGCGAGCAGTCCCGCGATGGGTGCAGCGACGAGGAGGAGGGCGATACCAGCAATGAGGGCAATCCGCGTCAGCGACCGGGGAGTCACCGACGGCGGGTCGGGGATGTCTGAGCTCATCGTGTCGATATTATGCCCATCTGATTTGTTACTTCCGTGTCAAGCCACGTCACAACCGGCAGCGTGCGTCACGACGCTCGTGGACTGAACTGAGACACCTCGGCGTGGAGTATATATTCAGTGCGTCCCTAGTCGGCGACGTGAACGACCGGACGAGCGCGCTCGACTCGGTCGTCTTCGGCGTTGATATCCAAAGCGGCGACGTCCGCGGGGATTCCCCCTCGTACGCCCTCGTCGTGTTGGACACCCGAGACACCGAGTCAGACGAGGTCCGAATCGAACGAGACGTCGTCTCCTTCCGCAAGTTACGTCGCCTCATCGAGCGCGACGAACCCGCACTCGTCGCGACGGACAACATGTACGAACTCGCGACGGACAAAGACGACCTGGTTCGCTTCCTGCGATGGCTTCCTCACGAGACCAGACTGGTGCAAGTCACGGGGGCCGAACGGCCAGAACCACTCTCCCGAGTGGCATCACGCCACGGCGTCCCCTACGGCAAAGAGCCGATGAAAGAGGCGGAAGCGGCCGCCAGACTCGCCCTTGCGAACGTCGGCTACGAAGTCGTCGCCTTCGAGAACACGACCACAGTCAAGGTCTCTCGCGGGCGGTCGACCGGTAAGGGTGGCTGGAGCCAAGACCGCTACACGCGGCGTATCCACGGGTCGGTCAAACAGCAGTCCCGTGAGGTCGAAGCGGCGCTCAAAGAGGCGAACCTCACGTACGAACACGAGGTGACCGAAAAGTACGGTGGCTACTCACAGGCGCTGTTCACGGTCGAAGGGCGACCACAGGACATCCCCGTCTCCTCACGGCGGTCCGGTGACACCCGTATCGAAATCGAGCGCGAACGACGCGACGGCATCGAGTTCGAACCGCTGGTCAAGCGGCGTGACCGCGTCATCGTCGGTATCGACCCCGGAACGACCACCGCCGTCGCTGTCGTCGGACTCGACGGACGCGTCCTCGACGTCCACTCGACCCGAACCGCGGACACAGCGACCATCATCGAATGGCTCATCGAACGCGGTCGCCCGAGTCTCGTCGCCGCCGACGTCAACCCGATGCCAGAGACGGTCGAAAAGTTCCGCCGGAGTTTCGACGCCGCTGGGTGGGCCCCGCCGAGCGACATCCCGGTCGACGAGAAACTCCATCGGACGCGCGAGGTGAACTACGAGAACGACCACGAGCGCGACGCACTCGCGGCCGCGCTGTTCGCCTTCGACGACCACGAAGACCAGTTCGAACGTATCTCGCGGAAGGTTCCCGCCGACGTGGACCGCGAAGAGGTCATCTCTCGCGTCCTCACGAGCGAGGAATCCGTCGAAGCCGTCCTCCGGGAGATGAACGACGACGACACCGACACGGGTGACGACGACGCCGACGAGACACCCGAGCAACCCGAACTCACTCCCGAAGAGCGTCAGATTCGGACCCTGAAGTCGCGTGTGGCCCGGCTGGAATCTCACGTCGAAGACCTGAACGAGTCGCTCGACGAGAAGAACGAGACCATCGAGGAGTACAAGAAGGAGCTCTCCGATGCCCGCCGCGAAGAACGGCGTGAGGCCCGCGAGCGACGTGAAGTGAACCGACTCGAACGCGAAAACGGACGGCTGGAGCGGGAAGTCGAGTCACTCGAAGCCGACAAGGAGGAGTTGGCAGAGAAACTCGACCGCCTCAAGTCGCTGTGGAAACTCGACCACTCGAACTTCGATGACGTGAACACCGACGGCAACCTCGCCCCCGTGAAAATCGTCGAGCAGTTCACCAACGGGGCGCTGGACCACACCGTCGAAGAGTACGGCATTGCCGCCGGTGACGTGGTCTATCTCCGTGACGCCAGCGGAGCAGGGCGAACGACGGCCGAGCGACTCGCAGCGTTCGAGCCACGCGTCGTCCTCCGGTCAGGAAACCTCTCGGACGTCGCCGACGAGGTGCTCTTCGAAGCAGAAGTGCCGGTCGCACCCGCCGACGACCTCACGATTCAGGAGATAGACGAACTCGCCGTCGCCCGCGAATCCGAAATTGCGGCCGCCATCGACGCGTGGGAAGAACGCGCCGAAGCGCGTCGGAAGAAGAACAGAGAGTCGATGGTCGACCAGATTATCTCCGAGCACCGCGCCGAGAACCGGCGACAGTAACGTCGTTTTTATCCTGTCACGTCGTCGCCGCCGGCGAGTCCCCCGACGACGAAGTACAACGCCGCACCGAGGAGTGGCACGAAGAACGCGAACGCGGCCCAGAACGTCGCGTTTCGGCCTTTGAACGTCGCGTCCTTGTGGACCCGATAAGGAAGATAGATGTGGAAGACGAGGAAGTAGACGGCGAAGCCGAGGATGTACGGGAGGAGGTCACCACCGCTCACCGACGCCCACATGACTGCCAGCAGGCCGAAGACGGCGAGCATGAGCGCTGCGAAGATGAAGATTGGCGCTCTCGTTCGAGTTCCTGAGTCGGACATCACCCGGAGTTAGGACCGGGACGTGTTGTCGGTTTCGCCCGCGAGCGGGTTTCCAGAAGTCATATCCCACATCCCCGTCAGAAACCACGTATGGACGCATACGACCTGATCACTCGGAACGCCTCCGAAGTGGTCACGGAGGACGAAGTGCGCGCGCTGGCCGACGACCCCGATGGAAAGCGAGCGTACGTGGGCTACGAGCCTTCGGGAGTCCTCCACATCGGTCACATGCTCACGGCAAACAAGCTCATCGACCTGCAGGACGCGGGCTTCGAGGTCGTCGTGCTGCTCGCCGACGTGCACGCCTACCTCAACGGCAAGGGCACGTTCGAGGAGATTCGCGAGACGGCCGAGCGGATGAAAGAACAGTTCATCGCCTACGGCCTCGACGAGAGTCAGACCGAGTTCGTCCTCGGGTCGGAGTTCCAACTCGACGAGAGCTACGTGCTCGACCTGCACGCGCTCGAACTGGAGACGACGCTCTCGCGTGCCGAGCGTGCGATGGCCGAAATCAAGAGCGGTGAGAGTGTGACCGTCGCGCAGGCAGTCTACCCCATCATGCAGGCGCTGGACATCGTCTACCTCGACGTCGACCTCGCCATCGGTGGGATGGAACAGCGGAAGGTCCACATGCTCGCCCGTGACACGCTCCCGAGCATCAACGAGGACGCACCGACCTGTATGCACACACCGCTCATCGCGGACCTCGCGACTGGCATCGGCAAGATGTCTTCCTCGAAAGGCGTCACCATCTCGATGGAAGACACCACCGAGGACATCGAAGCGAAGGTCAACGATGCCTTCTGCCCGCCGACGGCGGACCCCGAGCCGACCGACGACGGCGAGGCACGTGAGAATCCTGTGCTTCAAATCTTCGAGTACCACGTCTTCCCGCGCTTCGAACGCGTCGTCGTCGAGCGCCCCGACAAGTACGGTGGCAACCTCGAATACGACGACTACGAGTCGCTCGAAGCCGACCTCGAATCCGGTGAACTCCACCCGCTCGACGCGAAGGGCGCGCTCTCGGGCTACCTCGACGAACTCATCGCACCGGGCCGCGAGAAGATAGACGCCTAATCGGCGAACAGGGCCGTCTCAGGCCATCCCGAACATTTTCATCACGTTCTCTGCGAGACCGCCAGCGACGAGCCCCAGTCCCGCGACGACGAGTGCGATACCGGCCGCGACGAGAGGTGCTTGGACAGCGACGATGGCGATTCCTGCGAGGAGACACGCCACGCCAGCGATGCCTTTCGTTCCGAGTTTGTCGAGCATACCACGACGGCGGGCCGGCAGCCCCCTAAACGCGTCGTTCGGCGCGACAGTCCCGTCAGACAAACGTCGGCGGGTTTAAACATGACGACGTAGAAGCGTCGCGCATGAGCGACGACGAGAACGAGCGCCGCCGAGACCTCCGAATGCCGAACGACGACGAAGTGTTCGCCGTCGTGACCAACATGCTCGGTGCCAATCGTGTCCGCGTCCGCTGTGCAGACGGCGTGGAGCGGACCGCTCGCATCCCTGGCCGAATGCAGAAGCGTATCTGGATTCGAGAAGACGACGTAGTCCTCGTCGAGCCGTGGGACTGGCAGGACGAGAAAGGCGACGTGACGTGGCGCTACGAGAAGTCCGAAGCCGACCAGCTCCGCCGCGAAGGCCACATCCAGTAGACTGACTCGCATCGACACCGCGACACCACGATATCGACCGAGACAGACGCTCTGGACGGTCCAGTAGCCGACAAATCCCACGAAGACAGAGCCTGTGGCCTTTTCATCTCGCCTCCCGTAGGCCTAGTTCAATGAGTGACGAGTTCGGCTTGGTCGAACCCCAAGAGGGCGAGGCGTTTGGCGACGAGTGGGAAGAGATAGACCTCTCTGACGACGAGGCAGACCGCATCGCCAAGCGGCGTGACCGCGACTTCGACGAGTTCAGGATTCGGATGAAAGACGCCGACCAGTTCAAAGTCGAACAGTCGGTGTTCGACGACGCCACCTTCGCGGCAATCTACAAACTCGTCCAAGACGGCCACATCGCCGCCTTCGGTGGCCCCATCTCGACAGGGAAAGAGGCCAACGTCTACGAAGCACTCGGCCCCAACGAGACCGAAGTCGCCGTCAAAATCTATCGCATCAACGCCTCGGACTTCCGCCACATGCGGGACTACCTCGAAGGCGACCCGCGATTCGAGGGCATCGGCCACGACAAAGGACAGGTCGTCCGCGCGTGGGTCAGAAAGGAGTTCGCCAACCTCGAACGCGCCCAACGCGCCGGCGTCCGGGTTCCAAAGCCAATCGACGTCCAGCGGAACGTCCTCGTGATGGAACTCGTCGGATTGGCCGAGGACCGGGCGCGCCGTCTCTCCGAGGTGAACGTCGAGAACCCACAGACTGCGTTCGAAGTCGTCCGCGAGTACATGCGCCGCCTCCACCGCGCTGGCCTCGTCCACGGCGACCTCTCCGAGTACAACCTCATCATCCACGACGGCGAACTCGTCGTCATCGACCTCGGCCAAGCGGTGACGATTCACCACCCGAACGCCGAAGAGTTCCTCCGGCGTGACTGCCACAACGTTGCCAAATTTTTCCAGCGGCAGGGTGCCGATGCCGACGAAGACATGCTGTTCGAGTTTGTCACGGCCGACGAAGAGGAGGAATAGTCGATGACGGGAGGCGTCAGGAGTCGATTCCTCGTCGGAGCGTGCGAGTGAGACACGTAGCGCTCCCGCGAGCGAACGCTTAAACCACTCCACTGGGTATCCATCCCTATGCAGCACGTCAAGGTGCCGCAGGACCGTATCGGTGTTCTCATCGGCGAAGGTGGCTCGACGCTTCGAGAGATCGAAAGTCGCGCAGAAGTTCGACTCGACGTCGACTCCGAAAACGGCAGCGTCGCAATCGACAGCGTCGGCGACCCCGTTCTGGGTATGGTCGCCCCCGATGTCGTCCGCGCCGTCGGCCGTGGCTTCGCCCCTGAGGACGCGA
The genomic region above belongs to Haloferax marinisediminis and contains:
- a CDS encoding DUF460 domain-containing protein codes for the protein MNDRTSALDSVVFGVDIQSGDVRGDSPSYALVVLDTRDTESDEVRIERDVVSFRKLRRLIERDEPALVATDNMYELATDKDDLVRFLRWLPHETRLVQVTGAERPEPLSRVASRHGVPYGKEPMKEAEAAARLALANVGYEVVAFENTTTVKVSRGRSTGKGGWSQDRYTRRIHGSVKQQSREVEAALKEANLTYEHEVTEKYGGYSQALFTVEGRPQDIPVSSRRSGDTRIEIERERRDGIEFEPLVKRRDRVIVGIDPGTTTAVAVVGLDGRVLDVHSTRTADTATIIEWLIERGRPSLVAADVNPMPETVEKFRRSFDAAGWAPPSDIPVDEKLHRTREVNYENDHERDALAAALFAFDDHEDQFERISRKVPADVDREEVISRVLTSEESVEAVLREMNDDDTDTGDDDADETPEQPELTPEERQIRTLKSRVARLESHVEDLNESLDEKNETIEEYKKELSDARREERREARERREVNRLERENGRLEREVESLEADKEELAEKLDRLKSLWKLDHSNFDDVNTDGNLAPVKIVEQFTNGALDHTVEEYGIAAGDVVYLRDASGAGRTTAERLAAFEPRVVLRSGNLSDVADEVLFEAEVPVAPADDLTIQEIDELAVARESEIAAAIDAWEERAEARRKKNRESMVDQIISEHRAENRRQ
- a CDS encoding prohibitin family protein — its product is MSSDIPDPPSVTPRSLTRIALIAGIALLLVAAPIAGLLAWEPVEEGNVKVVKKWGATTGTVFDPGAHLVNPVSQSTVSLSVRPQSYTMSSAASEGERQGDDAITVLTQDGLRTDIDVTVRYRVDAAQAVKFYQNYRTVESAEERLIRPSIRSVLRTEAGRLPVTVIYTGEGQTQLKAAAERELGAEFEEAGLILEAVQIRNVELPSEYAQAVEQKEITEQRRQQKQDELAVEELEAERKRIEAQGEADANRILAESLSDEVLAQKYIEKLDETDTVYIPVGGDGYPQFVRSLDSDGSSSSTSSSSSSSSSSSDSSNSTSSA
- the eif1A gene encoding translation initiation factor eIF-1A, which translates into the protein MSDDENERRRDLRMPNDDEVFAVVTNMLGANRVRVRCADGVERTARIPGRMQKRIWIREDDVVLVEPWDWQDEKGDVTWRYEKSEADQLRREGHIQ
- a CDS encoding DUF7470 family protein, translating into MLDKLGTKGIAGVACLLAGIAIVAVQAPLVAAGIALVVAGLGLVAGGLAENVMKMFGMA
- a CDS encoding PhzF family phenazine biosynthesis protein; the protein is MPTNAFHIVDVFATATYAGNQLAVFEDADTLTDEQMAALAQEMNYSETTFIEGGNPDDGFDVRIFTPGGEIPFAGHPTLGTAAVLREHFDAGDEVTLNLGVGPIPVEVRTGNGNEEYWMTQNAPEFGDELDHETLADVLSLDVSDLDTDWPVQVVSTGLPAVMIPLLDRDALGRCTVDPAAYQAFVSDVGVENLFPFCPDPRDEANDIAARMFAPGHGVPEDPATGSANGNFAGYLARHRYFGDSEVEATVEQGYEMGRPSHLFLEASDDGDEVSVRVGGAVEFVAEGNLV
- the rnz gene encoding ribonuclease Z, with protein sequence MSMRATFLGTGGAVPTTARAPSAFLVNRDGERLLFDCGEGTQRQMMRFGTGFGISHLFVTHLHGDHILGIPGLIQTLDFNEREGPLAIHGPPGSKRHLRRLVHAGGYQPGFHVSFHEVSPGNVAYSADDYEVRTFETEHRTSSIGYALVEDDRPGRFDREKAEELGVPVGPAFGRLHNGEDVELEDGTVVKSDQVVGDPRPGRKVVYTGDTRPLDSTVDISRDADLLVHDATFTDEEADRAKSTAHSTAREAARVARDANVRRFALTHVSARYAANPNPLLEQAREVYHGDAFVAEDGQKVEIPFPDSE
- a CDS encoding ATPase; translated protein: MSDSGTRTRAPIFIFAALMLAVFGLLAVMWASVSGGDLLPYILGFAVYFLVFHIYLPYRVHKDATFKGRNATFWAAFAFFVPLLGAALYFVVGGLAGGDDVTG
- a CDS encoding tyrosine--tRNA ligase, which encodes MDAYDLITRNASEVVTEDEVRALADDPDGKRAYVGYEPSGVLHIGHMLTANKLIDLQDAGFEVVVLLADVHAYLNGKGTFEEIRETAERMKEQFIAYGLDESQTEFVLGSEFQLDESYVLDLHALELETTLSRAERAMAEIKSGESVTVAQAVYPIMQALDIVYLDVDLAIGGMEQRKVHMLARDTLPSINEDAPTCMHTPLIADLATGIGKMSSSKGVTISMEDTTEDIEAKVNDAFCPPTADPEPTDDGEARENPVLQIFEYHVFPRFERVVVERPDKYGGNLEYDDYESLEADLESGELHPLDAKGALSGYLDELIAPGREKIDA
- the rio1 gene encoding serine/threonine-protein kinase Rio1, with protein sequence MSDEFGLVEPQEGEAFGDEWEEIDLSDDEADRIAKRRDRDFDEFRIRMKDADQFKVEQSVFDDATFAAIYKLVQDGHIAAFGGPISTGKEANVYEALGPNETEVAVKIYRINASDFRHMRDYLEGDPRFEGIGHDKGQVVRAWVRKEFANLERAQRAGVRVPKPIDVQRNVLVMELVGLAEDRARRLSEVNVENPQTAFEVVREYMRRLHRAGLVHGDLSEYNLIIHDGELVVIDLGQAVTIHHPNAEEFLRRDCHNVAKFFQRQGADADEDMLFEFVTADEEEE